A genomic window from Helicobacter suis HS1 includes:
- a CDS encoding class 1 fructose-bisphosphatase yields the protein MQTEILQALRSLAPKIYQAIKKGDTSYTEGYNPTADRQLAIDLAVDALIFETLMGLKSVGGVMSEEREEAHYKDLGDFLVAFDPLDGSSVVGANFLVGSIFSIYARTPLGFKDSQIGQKVQMAAYILYGAKLELVISIDKQVQHELYDEYQQIWVKKGDLKLQEKGKNIAPGGSWQYFTQEYKAFLDHFFKQGYRLRYSGSMVADVHHLLTREGGIFCYPSTYDAPQGKLRKLFEVYPLAFIVENAGGEGSDGNTRLLNTSLEELHAKSPCFLGSKVEMQVLPTWQNHLKQS from the coding sequence ATGCAAACAGAGATTTTACAAGCCCTGCGCTCTTTAGCCCCTAAAATTTATCAGGCTATCAAAAAGGGGGATACTAGCTATACAGAAGGGTATAACCCAACAGCAGATAGACAATTAGCCATAGATTTGGCCGTAGATGCGCTTATTTTTGAAACTCTTATGGGTTTAAAAAGTGTGGGGGGGGTGATGAGTGAGGAAAGAGAAGAGGCGCACTATAAAGATTTAGGGGATTTTTTAGTGGCTTTTGATCCTTTAGATGGTTCTAGTGTGGTGGGGGCTAATTTCTTGGTGGGGAGTATTTTTAGCATATATGCACGCACCCCTCTTGGCTTTAAAGACTCACAAATAGGCCAAAAAGTCCAAATGGCTGCTTATATTCTTTACGGGGCTAAATTAGAGTTAGTGATCTCTATAGATAAACAAGTACAGCACGAATTATACGATGAGTACCAGCAAATCTGGGTTAAAAAAGGCGATCTAAAACTCCAAGAAAAAGGTAAAAACATCGCACCCGGTGGTAGTTGGCAGTATTTTACTCAAGAATATAAGGCATTTTTAGATCATTTTTTTAAACAAGGGTATCGCTTGCGCTATAGTGGGAGTATGGTAGCTGATGTCCACCACCTTTTAACTAGGGAGGGGGGGATATTTTGTTACCCCTCTACTTATGATGCGCCACAAGGTAAGTTGCGTAAACTTTTTGAAGTCTATCCTTTAGCTTTTATTGTAGAAAATGCAGGCGGGGAGGGCAGTGATGGGAATACAAGACTTTTAAACACCTCTTTAGAAGAGTTGCATGCCAAAAGCCCTTGTTTTTTAGGTTCTAAAGTAGAAATGCAGGTGTTACCAACATGGCAGAATCATTTGAAACAAAGCTAG